A DNA window from Verrucomicrobiota bacterium contains the following coding sequences:
- a CDS encoding PEGA domain-containing protein, which yields MIRRIQLVLFLAVATAVLLPAASAQEQPSYAVEINAIVDQFEQIQASIEVAFRADSYINSLQALRYRLKRLDETFGSRAEARYASFALAHSIEDTYLSLIKKMQEGNGAPPAEAIQQVTSLNQGRIRALKSAVRAEATSGEAGWSALIEAYFGQQDYNRAVAMAEQAVQAYPNSTVLVGKLEEVRGRIDRIKTSLTEANRLIENKEYSSARTVLDEIASLAESDVSVQELRRTVEAGLAKIDEIRTKALEAEKGGDIKLAFRTWSDLLDVDPSNVEAQQKIADYKSKFRIVVRRVYRTCPTCKGTGDCSVCEGSKLCLVCNGYARCLSCKGRGYHASICTYCLCRDCQGTGRCAACGGDGLTYCPQCNGRGYFTTRESRSCSVCNGTGRMRFGNSPCTTCGGTGSISVNVDKPCPRCGGRKVERCSKCSGNGLCSTCNGRGRAESCPVCRGLGRVISECPYCKGTSICLTCDGKGTCRYCKGTGRCSVCAGKQVAVQELEEQLIEGEAAGTLVVLSDPAGAQLSIDGEEVGTTPYEPKAIAEGRHTVRLFKDGHAPVEVVVDADSDSLVEVNLTLVSDERYNLRVLAVNAQRHSVLFKHYSQRDDGTFMASLMVDGKNQWVRDGEFLLGYQAVRLDKIEREQYNPRLGGSGVIDVSKLVLVNRVGKQIELTLGAPVYVSDYMAKLYDKEYNATWSAREGSRLGGKQVQSIDAEQVVFIGDDGKELVLPVN from the coding sequence ATGATCCGTCGCATTCAACTCGTGCTCTTTCTGGCAGTGGCCACAGCCGTGCTGCTGCCCGCGGCGTCCGCGCAGGAGCAGCCGTCGTACGCGGTCGAGATCAACGCGATCGTTGACCAATTCGAGCAGATTCAGGCGTCAATCGAAGTCGCGTTCCGAGCCGACAGCTATATCAACAGCCTCCAGGCGCTGCGCTACCGGCTCAAGCGGCTCGACGAGACCTTCGGATCGCGCGCCGAGGCCCGCTACGCCTCGTTTGCCCTGGCGCACTCGATCGAGGACACCTACCTCTCCCTCATCAAGAAAATGCAGGAGGGCAACGGGGCGCCACCGGCTGAAGCCATCCAGCAGGTCACGAGCCTCAACCAGGGGCGCATCAGGGCGCTCAAGTCGGCCGTACGCGCCGAAGCCACAAGCGGCGAGGCCGGGTGGTCGGCTCTGATCGAAGCCTACTTCGGTCAGCAGGACTACAATCGCGCCGTCGCCATGGCCGAGCAGGCGGTGCAAGCCTATCCGAACAGCACCGTCCTGGTCGGCAAGCTCGAAGAGGTCCGGGGCCGCATCGATCGCATCAAGACCAGCCTGACCGAGGCGAACCGGCTCATCGAGAACAAAGAGTACAGCAGCGCGCGCACGGTGCTCGACGAGATCGCATCGCTTGCCGAGAGCGACGTCTCCGTTCAAGAGCTGCGGCGTACGGTCGAGGCCGGGCTCGCGAAGATCGACGAGATCCGTACCAAGGCCCTCGAGGCTGAGAAGGGCGGCGACATCAAACTCGCCTTCAGAACGTGGTCGGATCTCCTTGACGTCGATCCGAGCAATGTGGAAGCCCAACAGAAGATCGCCGACTACAAGAGCAAGTTCCGAATCGTCGTCCGGCGCGTGTACCGCACCTGCCCGACGTGCAAGGGCACCGGCGATTGCAGCGTGTGCGAGGGCTCGAAGCTCTGTCTGGTATGCAACGGGTATGCGCGCTGCCTGAGCTGCAAGGGCCGCGGCTACCACGCCTCGATCTGCACGTATTGCTTGTGTCGCGACTGCCAGGGCACCGGCCGGTGTGCGGCGTGCGGCGGCGACGGTCTCACCTACTGCCCGCAATGCAACGGGCGCGGCTACTTCACAACGAGGGAGTCACGGTCCTGCTCGGTGTGCAACGGCACGGGCCGGATGCGGTTCGGCAACTCCCCCTGCACGACGTGCGGCGGAACAGGCAGCATCAGCGTGAATGTGGACAAGCCGTGCCCGCGTTGCGGCGGCCGCAAGGTGGAGCGCTGCTCGAAGTGCTCCGGCAACGGTCTATGCTCCACCTGCAACGGCCGCGGGCGGGCCGAGAGCTGCCCCGTCTGCAGGGGCTTGGGTCGCGTCATCTCCGAGTGCCCCTACTGCAAGGGCACGAGCATCTGTCTGACGTGCGACGGCAAAGGCACCTGCCGCTACTGCAAGGGCACCGGCCGCTGTTCGGTCTGCGCCGGGAAGCAGGTCGCCGTCCAGGAGCTTGAAGAACAACTGATCGAGGGCGAGGCGGCCGGCACGCTGGTCGTTCTTTCGGACCCGGCGGGGGCCCAGCTCTCCATTGACGGCGAGGAGGTCGGCACGACACCCTACGAGCCCAAGGCGATCGCCGAGGGCCGGCACACCGTGCGCCTGTTCAAGGACGGCCATGCACCCGTCGAGGTTGTCGTCGATGCCGACTCTGACTCCCTCGTCGAGGTCAACCTCACGCTCGTGTCCGATGAACGCTACAACCTGCGCGTGCTCGCCGTGAATGCCCAGCGCCACAGCGTGCTGTTCAAGCACTACTCGCAACGCGACGACGGCACGTTCATGGCCTCGCTCATGGTCGACGGGAAAAACCAGTGGGTCAGGGACGGTGAGTTCCTCCTCGGCTATCAGGCCGTCCGGCTCGACAAGATCGAGAGGGAGCAGTACAACCCGCGCCTCGGCGGCAGCGGCGTCATCGACGTCTCGAAGCTCGTCCTGGTCAACCGCGTCGGCAAGCAGATCGAACTGACGCTCGGCGCGCCCGTGTACGTCTCCGACTACATGGCCAAGCTCTACGACAAGGAATACAACGCCACTTGGTCGGCGCGCGAGGGAAGCCGCCTCGGCGGCAAGCAGGTCCAGAGCATCGATGCCGAGCAGGTCGTCTTCATCGGCGATGACGGGAAGGAACTCGTCCTGCCCGTGAACTAG
- a CDS encoding aminopeptidase P family protein, which translates to MIRIEKSEFEQRVARIQDAMEREGLDALLVYGDEYRKENLRYVCNFWPIFERAACVVPRRGLPVLAGGAEGERYAREMCVWDDIRVVKEFACVSVAEDIDFPLAKFTPLANVLREAMGGGTRLGLVGVTDIPGPIMDRIKAGAAGMEIRPADTILNELRVVKTEAEIACLREAGRLACLGYEKLMAACVPGNTELHATGAAEGAARQAGAEDINFTVMGTGPRTATVIGRPINRIIEDGDMVMASFAVQYEGYVATAEFPFVAGKASGEQKRFLDALFAAANEQLKHLRAGVIAGDMVRAVRTVFRKRKLDQYDIYPPMHGIGLAEAELPYPDEKATYPLRAGMCVNSDISLFGHPAGSNRIEEGFVITADGTESLTPLIRTLCAKVSAV; encoded by the coding sequence ATGATTCGAATCGAGAAGAGCGAGTTCGAGCAACGCGTGGCCCGCATCCAGGACGCCATGGAGCGCGAAGGCCTCGACGCCCTCCTGGTCTACGGCGACGAGTACCGCAAGGAGAACCTGCGGTACGTGTGCAATTTCTGGCCCATCTTCGAGCGCGCCGCGTGCGTGGTTCCACGCCGTGGCCTGCCTGTGCTCGCGGGCGGCGCCGAGGGCGAGCGGTATGCGCGCGAGATGTGCGTGTGGGACGATATCCGCGTCGTCAAGGAATTCGCCTGCGTCTCGGTGGCCGAGGACATTGACTTCCCTCTGGCAAAGTTCACGCCACTGGCCAACGTGCTGCGCGAGGCGATGGGTGGCGGAACGCGGCTCGGCCTCGTCGGTGTGACCGACATCCCGGGGCCGATCATGGACCGGATCAAGGCCGGCGCGGCCGGCATGGAGATCCGGCCCGCCGACACGATCCTCAACGAGCTGCGCGTGGTCAAAACGGAGGCAGAGATCGCCTGCTTGCGTGAGGCCGGACGCCTCGCCTGTCTCGGATACGAGAAGCTCATGGCCGCCTGTGTGCCCGGCAACACCGAGCTGCACGCCACCGGGGCCGCCGAGGGCGCCGCACGCCAAGCCGGCGCCGAGGACATCAACTTCACCGTCATGGGTACCGGGCCGCGCACCGCGACAGTGATCGGGCGGCCCATCAACCGCATCATCGAGGACGGGGATATGGTCATGGCGTCGTTCGCCGTGCAATACGAGGGCTATGTGGCCACCGCCGAGTTCCCGTTCGTCGCGGGCAAGGCGTCCGGCGAGCAGAAACGCTTCCTCGATGCGCTCTTCGCCGCAGCGAACGAGCAGCTCAAGCATCTCCGTGCGGGCGTGATCGCCGGCGACATGGTGCGCGCCGTCCGCACGGTGTTCCGCAAGCGCAAGCTCGACCAGTACGACATCTACCCGCCCATGCACGGCATCGGGCTGGCCGAAGCCGAGCTGCCGTATCCGGACGAGAAGGCAACGTATCCACTGCGCGCGGGCATGTGCGTCAACTCCGATATCAGCCTGTTCGGCCACCCGGCAGGCTCAAACCGGATCGAGGAAGGGTTCGTGATCACGGCCGACGGAACGGAATCGCTGACGCCGCTTATCCGTACGCTGTGCGCGAAGGTCTCCGCAGTCTAG
- a CDS encoding DUF2971 domain-containing protein — protein sequence MPDREHDIFQAPDDPDARIWRYMDFTKYVSMLEQRGLFFCRAHRLGDPFEGSWPEAHRVWRSEFQSRFRVDFAVKMGNFSRWLRKWTMVNCWHINQRESAAMWGLYASSSKAVAVCSTYAKLRDVLDESCHVGVVRYIDFDKDAFPADDFFWPFVHKRTSFEHEKEVRAVTHDLPHNADGLDLTAEPTDDGCWKAVGLSALITQVYVAPGCRPWFADLVKKVTERYSLDKPVEQSSLDSAPFL from the coding sequence ATGCCAGACAGAGAGCACGATATCTTCCAGGCACCGGATGACCCGGACGCGCGCATCTGGCGCTACATGGACTTCACGAAGTATGTATCCATGCTGGAACAGAGAGGGCTTTTCTTCTGCAGGGCGCATCGCCTCGGCGATCCCTTCGAGGGATCCTGGCCGGAGGCCCATCGCGTGTGGCGCAGTGAGTTCCAATCGCGCTTCAGGGTGGACTTCGCGGTCAAGATGGGTAATTTTAGCAGATGGCTCCGGAAGTGGACTATGGTCAACTGCTGGCACATAAACCAGCGCGAGTCTGCCGCCATGTGGGGGCTATACGCGAGTTCCAGTAAAGCCGTCGCCGTCTGTTCAACCTATGCGAAACTGAGGGACGTTTTGGACGAATCCTGTCACGTTGGGGTTGTCAGGTACATTGACTTTGACAAGGACGCATTCCCCGCTGACGATTTCTTTTGGCCCTTTGTCCACAAACGCACCTCGTTTGAGCACGAAAAGGAGGTCCGTGCGGTGACGCATGACCTACCTCACAACGCTGACGGCCTCGACCTCACTGCCGAGCCAACCGATGACGGATGCTGGAAGGCTGTTGGTCTCTCCGCTCTCATAACTCAAGTGTATGTAGCTCCGGGCTGCAGACCGTGGTTTGCCGATCTTGTCAAGAAAGTGACAGAACGGTATTCTCTCGACAAACCAGTTGAGCAGTCATCACTGGATAGCGCCCCTTTCCTCTAA
- a CDS encoding PilT/PilU family type 4a pilus ATPase, with protein sequence MDLRDLLQQVVQYNASDLHLTEGMPPIFRIDGELRPAQMEALTREDTRRLIYGVLNDAQKVKFEETHELDLSLYIPGISRFRVNVHQQRGSVEAAFRVVMLQIRTIGELGLPPVVGYLAERPNGLVICTGPTGTGKTTTLAAMVEHINQRRRCMIITVEDPIEYLFKNQNAVIKQREVGADTPSFASALKYVLRQDPDVILVGEMRDLETIATAVTAAETGHLVMSTLHTPDAAQTIDRIIDVFPPHQQQQIQIQLAGCLQGIIAQQLIPRADGQGRIVSVEVLVATEAIRSCVRDHRTAQIPTMLQTGSQYGMMTMDRSLKNLYMRGLITYEEAMLRARHPQDFANL encoded by the coding sequence ATGGACCTACGTGACCTCCTTCAGCAGGTGGTGCAGTACAACGCGTCGGACTTGCATCTGACGGAGGGGATGCCGCCGATCTTCCGGATTGACGGCGAGCTGCGGCCGGCGCAGATGGAGGCGCTGACGCGCGAGGACACGCGGCGGCTCATCTACGGTGTGCTTAACGACGCGCAGAAGGTCAAGTTCGAGGAGACGCACGAGCTCGACCTGAGCCTCTACATCCCGGGCATCAGCCGCTTTCGCGTCAACGTGCACCAGCAGCGCGGGTCGGTTGAGGCGGCCTTCCGCGTCGTGATGTTGCAGATCCGCACGATCGGCGAGCTCGGGCTGCCGCCCGTGGTCGGCTACCTGGCCGAGCGGCCCAACGGGCTGGTGATCTGCACGGGCCCGACGGGCACAGGTAAGACGACCACGCTCGCGGCGATGGTCGAGCACATCAACCAGCGCCGCCGCTGCATGATCATCACCGTCGAGGACCCGATCGAGTACCTGTTCAAGAACCAGAACGCGGTGATCAAGCAGCGCGAGGTCGGCGCCGACACACCAAGCTTCGCCAGCGCGCTCAAGTACGTGCTGCGCCAGGATCCGGACGTGATCCTCGTCGGCGAGATGCGCGACCTCGAGACGATCGCCACGGCGGTCACGGCGGCCGAGACCGGCCACCTCGTCATGAGCACGCTCCACACGCCCGACGCGGCACAGACCATCGACCGCATCATCGACGTTTTCCCGCCGCACCAGCAGCAACAGATCCAGATCCAGCTTGCCGGCTGTTTGCAGGGCATCATCGCCCAGCAGCTCATCCCGCGCGCCGACGGCCAGGGCCGCATCGTGTCGGTCGAGGTGCTCGTCGCCACCGAGGCGATCCGCTCGTGCGTGCGCGACCACCGCACGGCGCAGATCCCCACCATGCTCCAGACCGGCTCGCAGTACGGCATGATGACGATGGACCGCTCGCTCAAGAACCTCTACATGCGCGGGCTTATCACCTACGAAGAAGCCATGCTCCGAGCCCGCCACCCGCAAGACTTCGCGAACTTGTAG
- a CDS encoding MBL fold metallo-hydrolase, producing the protein MKLHFLGANKNVTGSKHLVEVSGLRILMDCGQFQGPRKEARERNSHLPCDPASIDVLLLSHAHIDHSGLIPVLTRDGFNGTIFCTHATRDLCAIMLLDSAHIQESDAEYLNRKKKHKDEPPVEPLYTQEDAAESLKFFQSVPYDRPVKLGDGVEAVFREAGHILGSTQIELNVRRNGGGVGKNGDLRRLFYTADLGRDSLPILRDPHIPSDVDYFIIESTYGNRVHDDYENAESKLAAIVNRAVKARGKIIIPAFSVGRTQEVLYSLARLVEKGATPPVPVYLDSPLSVNATEIFRSHPECFDRETRALIRANKSPLGMGNVTYTRDVEESKQLNQLKGPMIIVSASGMCEAGRILHHLKNNIGDARNIVLIVGYCAQHTLGKRLVEKEPVVKIFGEEYERRAQVEVINAFSAHADRIELLDYVERVHSNVKHFFVVHGDEDQSIALSDTLREMGYSSSVPNQGNVAEL; encoded by the coding sequence ATGAAACTCCATTTCCTGGGCGCGAACAAGAACGTCACCGGTTCGAAGCACCTCGTTGAGGTCAGCGGCCTGCGCATCCTCATGGACTGCGGCCAGTTCCAGGGCCCGCGCAAGGAAGCGCGTGAGCGCAACTCGCACCTGCCGTGCGACCCGGCGAGCATCGACGTGCTCCTGCTCAGCCACGCCCACATCGACCACAGCGGCCTGATCCCCGTGCTGACGCGCGACGGGTTCAACGGCACGATCTTCTGCACGCACGCGACGCGCGACCTGTGTGCCATCATGCTGCTCGACAGCGCCCACATCCAGGAGTCTGACGCCGAGTACCTCAACCGGAAGAAGAAACACAAGGACGAGCCGCCCGTCGAGCCGCTCTACACGCAGGAGGACGCCGCCGAGTCGCTCAAGTTCTTCCAGTCGGTCCCCTACGACCGGCCCGTCAAGCTCGGCGACGGCGTCGAGGCCGTCTTCCGCGAGGCGGGCCACATCCTCGGCTCGACGCAGATCGAGTTGAACGTCCGCCGGAACGGCGGCGGCGTCGGTAAGAACGGCGATCTCCGCCGACTCTTCTACACGGCCGACCTTGGGCGCGACTCATTGCCTATCCTGCGGGACCCGCACATCCCGAGCGACGTCGACTATTTCATCATCGAGAGCACCTACGGCAACCGCGTCCACGACGATTACGAGAACGCCGAGAGCAAGCTCGCCGCCATCGTGAACCGGGCGGTGAAGGCGCGCGGCAAGATCATCATCCCCGCCTTCAGCGTCGGCCGCACACAGGAGGTGCTCTATTCGCTTGCGCGGCTCGTCGAGAAAGGCGCCACTCCGCCGGTGCCCGTCTACCTCGACAGCCCGCTCTCGGTCAACGCGACCGAGATCTTCCGCTCGCATCCCGAGTGCTTCGACCGCGAGACGCGTGCGCTGATCCGCGCCAACAAGAGCCCGCTCGGCATGGGCAACGTCACCTACACGCGCGATGTCGAGGAGTCGAAGCAGCTCAACCAGCTCAAGGGGCCGATGATCATCGTGTCCGCCTCGGGCATGTGTGAGGCCGGGCGCATCCTGCACCACCTCAAGAACAACATCGGCGACGCGCGCAACATCGTGCTCATCGTTGGCTATTGTGCCCAGCATACGCTCGGCAAGCGCCTCGTCGAGAAGGAACCGGTGGTGAAGATCTTCGGCGAAGAGTACGAGCGCCGGGCGCAGGTCGAGGTGATCAACGCCTTCAGCGCCCACGCCGACCGTATCGAGCTGCTCGACTACGTCGAGCGCGTCCACAGCAACGTCAAGCACTTCTTCGTCGTCCACGGCGACGAGGACCAGTCCATCGCCCTCTCCGATACCCTGCGCGAGATGGGCTACTCCAGCTCCGTGCCCAACCAAGGCAATGTGGCTGAGCTGTAG